A genomic stretch from uncultured Desulfovibrio sp. includes:
- a CDS encoding sulfite exporter TauE/SafE family protein, with product MSFSLLIFAYAAVVVFAAGIVRGATGFGFSMLALVMLTFVLPPAQVVPLLLIWEMFASAGHAPFVWRQCNWRICALLLAGIIPLTPLGMMLLLHLPTRTMTVGVNGIVLALTLLLISGLRPRRTLGPLGIMGVGALAGFINGASSNGGPPVVLFMMMSLPAEAARATLIVLFLAFDIQTSCFFVYSGLMTWQSALDALVVLPFMWLGMWLGTRWFHRVDEALFRRCVMFFLMVVSVVGMIRALI from the coding sequence ATGTCGTTCAGCTTGCTCATCTTTGCGTACGCTGCCGTGGTGGTTTTTGCCGCGGGTATCGTCCGCGGGGCAACGGGGTTTGGCTTTTCCATGCTGGCCCTGGTCATGCTTACCTTTGTCCTGCCGCCGGCCCAGGTGGTTCCCCTGTTGCTCATCTGGGAGATGTTTGCCAGCGCCGGCCATGCGCCATTTGTCTGGCGCCAGTGCAACTGGCGTATCTGCGCGCTGCTGCTGGCGGGCATCATTCCGCTGACGCCCCTGGGCATGATGCTTTTGCTGCATCTTCCGACCCGGACCATGACCGTAGGCGTGAATGGCATTGTGCTGGCGCTGACCCTGCTGCTCATTTCCGGCCTCCGGCCCCGGCGCACGCTCGGTCCCTTGGGTATCATGGGTGTGGGAGCGCTGGCCGGTTTCATCAACGGCGCCTCGTCCAACGGCGGGCCGCCGGTGGTGCTCTTCATGATGATGTCCCTGCCGGCGGAAGCTGCGCGGGCAACGCTTATTGTGCTTTTTCTGGCCTTTGACATCCAGACGTCCTGCTTTTTTGTTTATTCTGGCCTCATGACCTGGCAGAGCGCCCTGGATGCGCTGGTGGTGCTGCCTTTCATGTGGCTGGGCATGTGGCTGGGCACCCGCTGGTTTCATCGGGTGGATGAGGCGCTTTTCAGGCGCTGCGTGATGTTCTTTTTGATGGTTGTGTCCGTTGTGGGCATGATCCGTGCCCTGATATAA
- a CDS encoding RsbRD N-terminal domain-containing protein — translation MKIQDLFRSQKETVVNQWIEAVYNTYPLETTGFLRTRKDPFTNPVGDMTHEAAGRLFDAISGEDTDPKTVKHAIERFVRLRAVQKLTPSQAIGVFLLMKPLMREHILPLCCGEKGITAYLNAESRLDSVVLLAFDMYTEARETLAESRITEIRTQYAQVVRWAQTVDGSPVSGKR, via the coding sequence ATGAAGATCCAGGACCTCTTCCGTTCACAGAAAGAAACCGTGGTCAACCAGTGGATCGAGGCGGTATATAATACTTATCCGCTTGAAACAACTGGCTTTTTGAGAACGCGCAAAGACCCCTTCACCAATCCCGTCGGCGATATGACCCATGAGGCGGCCGGGCGCCTTTTTGACGCCATTTCCGGCGAGGATACCGACCCCAAGACGGTGAAACATGCCATCGAGCGCTTTGTGCGCCTGCGGGCCGTGCAGAAACTGACGCCCAGCCAGGCCATAGGCGTTTTTCTGCTTATGAAGCCCCTCATGCGGGAGCATATCCTGCCGCTTTGCTGCGGCGAAAAGGGCATCACCGCCTATCTCAATGCGGAATCACGGCTGGACAGCGTTGTGCTGCTGGCCTTTGATATGTACACGGAGGCGCGCGAAACGCTAGCCGAATCGCGCATCACCGAAATACGCACCCAGTATGCGCAGGTCGTGCGCTGGGCGCAGACGGTGGACGGCAGCCCGGTTTCGGGCAAAAGGTAA
- the dsrM gene encoding sulfate reduction electron transfer complex DsrMKJOP subunit DsrM, with protein MIAALVMVALIGCIAWAGAAGGLGFLFSVLLPYVAVAIFIVGVIRRMVYWAKSPVPFRIPTTGGQEASLDFIKQEKWDCPSTKGQTIVRMVLEVLLFRSLFRNTHAEVIMNDSVNKGPRVVYYSSKWLWVFALLFHYCFLLVFIRHFRFFLDPVPACITFFESLDGIMQIGAPRFFMSGGLLLVALLFLLTRRLVNERVRYISLLNDYFPLLLLIGIVATGLCLRYFDKADVASIKVFTMGLVHLSPVSAAGLPPLFVVHLTLVSVLLIYFPFSKLMHMAGIFFSPTRNVPNDTRRVRHINPWNPPKQYFTYAEYEDEYREFMAEAGLPLEKQPEKAAE; from the coding sequence ATGATCGCAGCGTTGGTGATGGTAGCGCTCATCGGGTGCATCGCTTGGGCGGGAGCCGCCGGTGGGCTGGGCTTCCTGTTCAGCGTGCTGCTGCCCTATGTGGCGGTTGCCATCTTTATTGTGGGCGTCATCAGACGCATGGTGTACTGGGCGAAATCGCCCGTGCCGTTCCGTATCCCCACGACGGGCGGCCAGGAAGCCTCTCTGGACTTCATCAAGCAGGAAAAGTGGGACTGCCCCAGCACCAAGGGCCAGACCATCGTGCGCATGGTGCTCGAAGTGCTGCTGTTCCGCTCCCTGTTCCGCAACACCCATGCCGAAGTCATCATGAATGACTCCGTCAACAAGGGTCCCCGCGTTGTCTACTATTCGTCCAAGTGGCTGTGGGTTTTTGCCCTGCTGTTCCACTACTGCTTCCTGCTGGTGTTCATCCGCCACTTCCGTTTCTTCCTGGATCCGGTGCCGGCCTGTATCACCTTCTTCGAAAGCCTGGACGGCATCATGCAGATCGGCGCGCCCCGCTTCTTCATGAGCGGCGGCCTGCTGCTGGTGGCCCTGCTTTTCCTGCTGACCCGCCGCCTGGTCAACGAACGCGTGCGCTACATCTCGCTGCTCAACGACTACTTCCCGCTGCTGCTGCTCATCGGCATCGTGGCCACGGGACTGTGCCTGCGCTACTTTGACAAGGCCGACGTGGCCTCCATCAAGGTCTTCACCATGGGCCTCGTGCATCTTTCGCCTGTCAGCGCGGCCGGCCTGCCGCCGCTCTTTGTGGTGCACCTGACGCTGGTGAGCGTGCTGCTCATCTACTTCCCCTTCTCCAAGCTCATGCACATGGCGGGCATTTTCTTCAGCCCCACGCGCAATGTGCCCAACGATACGCGTCGTGTGCGCCACATCAACCCCTGGAATCCTCCGAAGCAGTACTTCACCTATGCCGAGTACGAGGATGAATACCGCGAATTCATGGCCGAAGCCGGCCTGCCGCTGGAAAAGCAACCCGAAAAGGCCGCCGAGTAA
- the dsrK gene encoding sulfate reduction electron transfer complex DsrMKJOP subunit DsrK encodes MAKLPTPHELMASRKDFPAGSWLDVKPEFAPGSFCYPAKVETMERLHMPHPHEWDPAAEDWNLPDNWEEILCDAFEDRLQKHRSLKLFMDICVRCGACADKCHFFLGTNDPKNMPVLRAELLRSLYRRDYTMVGKLLGKRVGARGWDKNVVKELFYYAYQCTECRRCSLFCPYGIDTAEITAIVRELLHEVGLGTHWIMDPVKNCSFTGNHLGIQPHSFVEIVEMLADDCETITGIRPKTPFNEKGHEILFITPSGDVFAEPGIYTFMGYLLLFHELDLDYTFSTYASEGGNFGSFVSFNMAKKLNAKMYAEAERLGVKWILGGECGHMWRVINQYMATYNGPAPSCMMDVPTSPITGTRFENAAATKMVHIAEFTADLIKHNKLNLDPSRNDHIITTFHDSCNPARAMGLLEEPRYILKAVCNNFVEMPENTIREQTFCCGSGSGLNTEEIMELRMRAGMPRGNALRYVQQKYNVNHMACVCAIDRATLTPLANYWAPGVTVSGLHELVANALVMKGEQKRTMDLRQEDLPNVDPDEED; translated from the coding sequence ATGGCAAAATTGCCTACGCCACACGAACTCATGGCCAGCCGCAAGGACTTTCCCGCAGGCAGCTGGCTGGATGTGAAGCCGGAATTTGCGCCGGGCAGCTTCTGCTACCCGGCCAAGGTCGAAACCATGGAACGCCTGCACATGCCCCATCCGCATGAGTGGGATCCCGCGGCCGAAGACTGGAACCTGCCCGACAACTGGGAAGAAATCCTGTGCGACGCCTTTGAGGACCGCCTGCAGAAGCACCGCTCCCTCAAGCTGTTCATGGACATCTGCGTGCGCTGCGGTGCCTGTGCCGACAAGTGCCACTTCTTCCTGGGCACCAACGATCCCAAGAACATGCCCGTGCTGCGTGCCGAGCTGCTGCGCTCGCTGTACCGCCGCGACTACACCATGGTGGGCAAGCTGCTGGGCAAGCGCGTCGGCGCCCGCGGCTGGGACAAGAACGTGGTCAAGGAGCTGTTCTACTACGCCTACCAGTGCACCGAATGCCGCCGCTGCTCCCTGTTCTGCCCCTACGGTATCGACACGGCCGAAATCACGGCCATCGTGCGCGAACTGCTGCATGAAGTGGGCCTGGGCACGCACTGGATCATGGACCCGGTGAAAAACTGCTCCTTCACGGGCAACCACCTGGGCATCCAGCCCCATTCCTTTGTGGAAATCGTGGAAATGCTGGCCGATGACTGCGAAACCATCACCGGCATCCGTCCCAAGACGCCCTTTAACGAAAAGGGTCACGAAATCCTCTTCATCACGCCCTCCGGTGACGTCTTTGCCGAACCCGGCATCTATACGTTCATGGGCTACCTCCTGCTCTTCCATGAGCTGGACCTGGACTACACCTTCTCCACCTACGCCTCGGAAGGCGGCAACTTCGGTTCCTTCGTGTCCTTCAACATGGCCAAGAAGCTGAACGCCAAGATGTACGCCGAAGCCGAGCGCCTGGGGGTCAAGTGGATCCTGGGCGGCGAATGCGGCCACATGTGGCGCGTCATCAACCAGTACATGGCCACCTACAACGGCCCGGCCCCGTCCTGCATGATGGATGTGCCCACCTCGCCCATCACCGGCACCCGCTTTGAAAACGCCGCTGCCACCAAGATGGTGCACATTGCGGAGTTCACGGCTGACCTCATCAAGCACAACAAGCTCAATCTGGATCCCAGCCGCAACGACCACATCATCACCACCTTCCATGACTCGTGCAACCCCGCCCGCGCCATGGGCCTGCTGGAGGAACCCCGCTATATCCTCAAGGCGGTGTGCAACAACTTCGTGGAAATGCCCGAAAACACCATCCGCGAGCAGACCTTCTGCTGCGGCTCCGGTTCCGGCCTGAACACCGAAGAAATCATGGAGCTGCGCATGCGCGCCGGCATGCCCCGCGGCAACGCCCTGCGCTATGTGCAGCAGAAGTACAATGTGAATCATATGGCCTGCGTCTGCGCCATCGACCGCGCGACCCTGACGCCCCTTGCCAACTACTGGGCACCGGGCGTGACGGTCAGCGGCCTGCATGAACTGGTGGCCAACGCCCTCGTCATGAAGGGCGAACAGAAGCGCACCATGGACCTGCGCCAGGAAGACCTGCCCAATGTGGACCCTGATGAAGAGGACTAA
- the dsrJ gene encoding sulfate reduction electron transfer complex DsrMKJOP subunit DsrJ gives MYNSKAVIIGAVIFAVLFSMPFWLNLGADDYKRPGVTLPQNEKECVEPVEYMRAEHMNLLNQWRDQALRNENRVYKSSTGKEWTISLQNTCLKCHNDYAGFCEKCHISNSVYPYCWTCHIAPEGKK, from the coding sequence ATGTACAACTCCAAAGCAGTCATTATCGGCGCCGTGATCTTTGCGGTGCTGTTCAGCATGCCGTTCTGGCTTAACCTGGGTGCGGACGACTACAAGCGTCCGGGTGTGACCCTGCCCCAGAACGAAAAGGAATGTGTGGAGCCGGTGGAATACATGCGCGCCGAACACATGAACCTCCTCAATCAGTGGCGGGATCAGGCCCTGCGCAACGAAAATCGCGTCTACAAGTCGTCCACCGGCAAGGAATGGACCATCAGCCTGCAGAATACCTGCCTGAAGTGCCATAACGACTATGCGGGTTTCTGCGAAAAGTGCCATATCTCCAACAGTGTGTATCCCTACTGCTGGACCTGCCACATCGCTCCCGAGGGGAAGAAGTAA
- the dsrO gene encoding sulfate reduction electron transfer complex DsrMKJOP subunit DsrO has translation MNKSRRSFLKVAGLSAFALSGGVAALSSNAQAAAIMPGSSYTRGANALHAKRWAMVIDTRAFKSADDYTPLIEACHKAHNVPSIKGHQEIKWFWLDTFDHAFPDDLNEHLTAKVKDRIFPLLCNHCTNPPCVRVCPTQATYQMADGIVAMDYHRCIGCRFCMAGCPFGARSFNFMDPRKHLPKEMPNPTFPTRMQGVVEKCTFCAERLAQGLMPACVEAAGGRILFGDLDDPNSDVRRALAENYSIRRKPNLGTQPGVYYLI, from the coding sequence ATGAACAAGAGCAGAAGAAGCTTTCTTAAAGTGGCAGGCCTTTCGGCCTTTGCCCTGAGCGGTGGTGTGGCTGCGCTTTCGTCCAATGCGCAGGCTGCCGCCATCATGCCCGGAAGCAGCTATACGCGCGGAGCCAACGCCCTGCATGCCAAGCGCTGGGCCATGGTCATTGACACCCGCGCCTTCAAGAGCGCCGACGACTACACGCCGCTCATCGAAGCCTGCCACAAGGCCCACAACGTGCCGAGCATCAAGGGGCACCAGGAAATCAAGTGGTTCTGGCTGGACACCTTTGATCACGCCTTCCCGGATGATCTCAACGAGCACCTGACCGCCAAGGTCAAGGACCGCATATTCCCGCTGCTGTGCAACCACTGCACCAATCCGCCCTGTGTGCGCGTGTGCCCCACGCAGGCGACCTATCAGATGGCAGACGGCATTGTGGCCATGGACTACCATCGCTGCATCGGCTGCCGTTTCTGCATGGCCGGCTGCCCCTTTGGCGCCCGTTCCTTCAACTTCATGGATCCTCGCAAGCATCTGCCCAAGGAAATGCCCAATCCCACCTTCCCCACCCGCATGCAGGGTGTGGTGGAAAAGTGCACCTTCTGTGCCGAGCGTCTGGCGCAGGGTCTCATGCCTGCCTGCGTGGAAGCGGCGGGGGGACGCATTCTCTTCGGTGACCTGGACGATCCCAACTCCGATGTGCGCCGCGCCCTGGCCGAAAACTACAGCATTCGCCGCAAGCCGAACCTCGGCACGCAGCCCGGCGTGTACTACCTCATCTAG
- the dsrP gene encoding sulfate reduction electron transfer complex DsrMKJOP subunit DsrP: MLEKVLTGPKTFYLWLLFLVCVIAACGLVYLQQLQQGLTITGMSRDVSWGLYISQFTYFVGVAASAVMLVLPAYFHHYKKFKRMIIFGEFMAIAAVCMCSLFIVVDLGQPQRMLNVMLHPTPNSIMFYDMMVLIGYLTLNAIIGWVTLEAERLDVEPPKWIKPLIYLSIIWAFSIHTVTAFLYAGIPGRHYWLTAIMAARFLSSAFCSGPAILLLLLFVVRRLTGFDPGRDAIKTLTTIITYAMCINVFFYLLEIFTAFYSGIPGHQHPITFLFGGHAGHLTWVSSWMWAAVIMAFGSLIILIPPTWRTGPLLPLALVMLVVASWIDKGLGLLIGGFTPNMFETITDYAPTCMEISVAVGVYAIGALVLSLLWKIALSVKREVGNFCD; encoded by the coding sequence ATGCTTGAAAAAGTGCTTACCGGTCCAAAGACCTTCTATCTGTGGCTGCTCTTCCTGGTCTGCGTGATCGCGGCCTGCGGTCTCGTCTACCTGCAGCAGCTGCAGCAGGGCCTCACCATCACCGGCATGAGCCGCGATGTTTCCTGGGGTCTGTATATCTCGCAGTTCACCTACTTCGTGGGCGTGGCGGCCTCGGCCGTCATGCTCGTGCTGCCCGCCTACTTCCATCACTACAAGAAGTTCAAGCGCATGATCATCTTTGGTGAGTTCATGGCCATTGCGGCCGTGTGCATGTGCTCGCTCTTCATCGTGGTGGACCTGGGCCAGCCCCAGCGCATGCTCAACGTCATGCTGCATCCCACGCCCAATTCCATCATGTTCTATGACATGATGGTGCTCATCGGCTACCTGACCCTCAATGCCATCATCGGCTGGGTCACCCTGGAAGCCGAGCGCCTGGATGTGGAACCGCCCAAGTGGATCAAGCCCCTCATCTACCTGTCCATCATCTGGGCCTTCTCCATCCACACCGTGACCGCCTTCCTGTACGCCGGCATTCCCGGCCGCCACTACTGGCTCACCGCCATCATGGCTGCCCGCTTTCTGTCCTCGGCGTTCTGCTCCGGTCCCGCCATCCTGCTGCTGCTGCTCTTTGTGGTTCGCCGCCTCACCGGCTTTGATCCCGGCCGCGACGCCATCAAGACCCTGACCACCATCATCACGTATGCCATGTGCATCAACGTGTTCTTCTACCTGCTGGAAATCTTCACGGCCTTCTATTCCGGCATTCCCGGTCACCAGCATCCCATCACCTTCCTGTTCGGCGGACACGCCGGGCATCTGACCTGGGTGAGCAGCTGGATGTGGGCCGCCGTCATCATGGCCTTCGGCTCCCTGATCATCCTCATTCCGCCGACGTGGCGCACCGGGCCGCTGCTGCCCCTGGCGCTCGTCATGCTGGTGGTTGCCAGCTGGATCGACAAGGGCCTCGGCCTGCTCATCGGCGGTTTCACGCCCAATATGTTTGAAACCATCACCGACTACGCTCCCACCTGCATGGAAATTTCCGTGGCCGTCGGCGTTTACGCCATCGGCGCGCTGGTCCTTTCCCTGCTGTGGAAGATCGCCCTCAGCGTGAAGAGGGAAGTGGGCAACTTCTGCGACTAG
- a CDS encoding HD domain-containing protein yields MHEALKVAISVCKTMLRNGYDAHVINAPLQQQLLEKGGSPAVDIACEPDVDVLSKLFPALSRVDEGPLLAQLVEEGVTLRFYPLVVEDASHPELSLMRISPTMVARLDPKDRQNLSLAGCVVPENTDIYAGFAEVKSGPIRLCGLPDETLRRNYLLAIRALRFAANFDLPIEANTWLAIVRSASRVLDYVPAADIMNEWRQVTPTAMYRFVRLLYDAQILQGLIPEVASLNAIRERNHNTGEEESIFEHTLACMKFYPEKDFHYDWLGTLSMLFHDVGKLFTGENIDGEMSFYQHHRVGAKVTRKILRRLHFTTEDIDLLCHLVRYHMRFHFMMTDRGIRRFKALDEYPRLIAMARADVQARDGNFTSFNHNMKYLERAETPEQMLEPLLNGNEIMNETHLAPGPLVGDIREALLQAQIAGEVTDTASAIRFVRAYATRLSC; encoded by the coding sequence ATGCACGAGGCGCTCAAAGTAGCCATATCCGTCTGTAAAACCATGCTGCGCAACGGTTACGATGCGCATGTCATCAACGCCCCCCTGCAACAGCAGCTGCTGGAAAAGGGCGGTAGCCCGGCTGTGGATATCGCCTGCGAACCGGACGTGGACGTTCTGTCCAAGCTCTTTCCGGCCCTGAGCCGGGTGGACGAGGGACCGCTGCTGGCCCAGCTGGTGGAAGAGGGCGTGACCCTGCGCTTCTACCCCCTGGTGGTGGAGGATGCCAGTCATCCCGAATTGTCCCTCATGCGCATCTCGCCCACCATGGTGGCCCGCCTGGACCCCAAAGACCGCCAGAACCTGAGCCTTGCCGGCTGTGTCGTGCCGGAAAACACGGACATCTATGCCGGCTTTGCCGAAGTCAAGTCCGGTCCCATCCGTCTCTGCGGCCTGCCGGACGAAACCCTGCGCCGCAACTACCTGCTGGCCATCCGTGCCCTGCGCTTTGCCGCCAATTTTGATCTGCCCATCGAGGCCAATACCTGGCTGGCCATTGTGCGCAGCGCCTCGCGCGTGCTGGACTATGTGCCTGCCGCCGACATCATGAACGAATGGCGCCAGGTGACCCCCACGGCCATGTACCGCTTTGTGCGCCTGCTCTACGATGCCCAGATTCTCCAGGGCCTCATTCCCGAAGTGGCCTCCCTCAATGCCATCCGCGAGCGCAACCACAATACCGGCGAAGAGGAATCCATTTTCGAGCATACCCTGGCCTGCATGAAGTTCTACCCTGAAAAGGACTTTCACTACGACTGGCTGGGGACCCTGTCCATGCTCTTTCATGACGTGGGCAAACTCTTCACCGGCGAGAACATCGACGGGGAGATGAGCTTCTACCAGCACCACCGCGTGGGCGCCAAGGTGACGCGCAAGATACTGCGCCGCCTGCATTTCACCACCGAGGATATTGACCTGCTCTGCCATCTGGTGCGCTACCACATGCGCTTTCACTTCATGATGACCGACCGGGGCATCCGGCGTTTCAAGGCGCTGGACGAATACCCCCGCCTCATTGCCATGGCCCGGGCTGACGTGCAGGCCCGCGACGGCAACTTCACCTCCTTCAATCACAATATGAAGTATCTGGAGCGCGCCGAAACCCCGGAACAGATGCTGGAACCGCTGCTCAACGGCAATGAAATCATGAACGAGACCCACCTGGCTCCCGGTCCTCTGGTGGGCGACATCCGCGAAGCCCTGCTGCAGGCCCAGATTGCCGGCGAAGTGACCGATACGGCTTCGGCCATCCGCTTTGTGCGCGCCTATGCCACCCGCCTGAGCTGCTAG
- the rlmN gene encoding 23S rRNA (adenine(2503)-C(2))-methyltransferase RlmN: MVNLLNFTLPELTDWMQAECGEPRFRAVQVWQWLWQRMARSFDEMTNVSKACRARLAQCAEIRWPEVSRVQESRDGTTKFLLRLDDGAEVETVLIPSDSRDGVRRWTQCLSSQVGCAMGCTFCSTGTMGFERNMTMGEILGQILVARAHLGDTRPDWPVLRNLVFMGMGEPLLNLNEVMRALRSLNDDRGLNFSPRRITVSTCGIQKGLRELGESGLAFLAVSLHAPTQELRARIMPRAARWPLDELLAALKSYPLKTRERITFEYLLLGGVNDGPEQARELARLVSAIKGKLNLIVYNPSEGDPYEAPTPERVLAFEKMLWDRHITAIVRKSKGQDIKAACGQLKAQQQRLHQTH; the protein is encoded by the coding sequence ATGGTCAACCTGCTCAACTTCACCCTTCCCGAGCTGACGGACTGGATGCAGGCGGAATGCGGCGAACCCCGCTTCCGCGCTGTCCAGGTCTGGCAGTGGCTGTGGCAGCGCATGGCCCGCAGCTTTGACGAAATGACCAATGTGTCCAAGGCCTGCCGTGCCCGTCTGGCGCAATGCGCTGAAATCCGCTGGCCTGAGGTTTCCCGCGTGCAGGAAAGCCGCGACGGCACCACCAAGTTCCTGCTGCGGCTGGACGATGGCGCCGAAGTGGAAACGGTGCTCATTCCGTCCGACTCCCGCGATGGCGTGCGCCGCTGGACCCAGTGCCTTTCCTCGCAGGTGGGCTGCGCCATGGGCTGCACCTTTTGCAGCACCGGCACCATGGGCTTTGAACGCAATATGACCATGGGGGAAATTCTGGGCCAGATTCTGGTGGCGCGCGCCCATCTGGGCGACACGCGCCCGGACTGGCCCGTGCTGCGCAACCTGGTCTTCATGGGCATGGGCGAACCCCTGCTCAACCTGAATGAGGTCATGCGCGCCCTGCGCAGCCTCAATGACGACAGGGGCCTCAATTTCTCGCCGCGCCGCATCACGGTATCCACCTGCGGCATCCAAAAGGGTCTGCGCGAGCTGGGCGAAAGCGGGCTGGCCTTTCTGGCCGTCTCCCTGCATGCGCCCACACAGGAGCTGCGGGCGCGCATCATGCCGCGCGCCGCGCGCTGGCCCCTGGACGAGCTGCTGGCGGCCCTCAAATCCTATCCCCTCAAGACGCGGGAACGCATCACCTTTGAATATCTGCTGCTGGGCGGCGTCAACGATGGTCCGGAGCAGGCCCGCGAGCTGGCCCGCCTGGTCAGCGCCATCAAGGGCAAGCTCAACCTCATTGTCTACAATCCCTCGGAGGGAGACCCCTACGAGGCCCCCACGCCGGAGCGGGTCCTGGCTTTTGAAAAAATGCTCTGGGACCGTCACATCACGGCCATTGTCCGCAAATCCAAGGGACAGGACATCAAGGCAGCCTGCGGGCAGCTCAAGGCCCAGCAGCAGCGCCTGCACCAGACACACTGA
- a CDS encoding oligosaccharide flippase family protein: MKLTSLTRQLGYILGAQWTRDLSWTIFTILLARYSKDMMGQLATALAAGYLVKTAADVGLNDFLLSSFARRDGRPLVLLGEVTWLKSAFLLLALLVTWVLVLPYPPEQQIIVLLIAAGFGLDGVTDSFFALCQARGRQDVEMRIRVPSALLGIGYGIVCVLLQLPMLAIAAYKPIESISCALFAVRALGHNPLRRLGWEGLKDLARKMKSGIIFTLMAGCAMCYNKINVFFLKAHGSDAAVGGYSVAWETVEGLSVLVSSALLGKVIFPLLARYWRENRDAFRRLAGQTARSLWAASLPVIFLICVESDRFLPFVYGPGYADASTAQRLLTPCLATAFLHNLAAYAMIGMRRHKLLLGFYLSGLVVNVICCLTLIPWQPLEGAALTLTITKVWVAILTVGYFQAVARPMSLPQWGLMLLTIALSVGLWWGLGPLVPREVAELAGLLPLLALFWRWRPPPPFERETPPAART; the protein is encoded by the coding sequence ATGAAGCTCACCTCCCTTACCCGCCAGCTGGGCTACATTCTGGGCGCGCAATGGACGCGTGACCTGTCGTGGACCATCTTCACCATCCTGCTGGCCCGCTACAGCAAGGACATGATGGGCCAGCTGGCCACCGCCCTGGCGGCCGGCTATCTGGTGAAGACCGCGGCAGACGTGGGCCTCAACGATTTTCTGCTGTCGTCCTTTGCCCGGCGTGATGGCCGGCCCCTGGTCCTGCTGGGCGAGGTCACCTGGCTGAAAAGCGCCTTTCTGCTGCTGGCCCTGCTGGTAACGTGGGTGCTGGTGCTGCCGTATCCCCCGGAACAGCAGATCATCGTCCTGCTCATTGCCGCCGGTTTCGGTCTGGACGGGGTGACGGATTCCTTTTTTGCCCTCTGCCAGGCCCGCGGCCGGCAGGATGTGGAAATGCGCATCCGTGTGCCCTCTGCCCTGCTGGGCATAGGCTACGGCATTGTCTGCGTGCTGCTGCAACTGCCCATGCTGGCCATTGCCGCCTACAAACCCATCGAATCCATCAGCTGCGCCCTTTTTGCCGTCAGGGCACTGGGGCACAATCCCCTGCGCCGTCTGGGCTGGGAAGGTCTCAAGGATCTGGCCCGCAAGATGAAGAGCGGCATCATCTTTACGCTCATGGCCGGCTGCGCCATGTGCTACAACAAGATCAACGTCTTCTTTCTCAAGGCGCATGGTTCCGATGCGGCCGTGGGTGGCTACAGCGTGGCCTGGGAAACGGTGGAGGGCCTTTCCGTACTGGTTTCCAGCGCCCTGCTGGGCAAGGTTATTTTTCCGCTGCTGGCCCGCTACTGGCGCGAAAACCGGGACGCCTTCCGGCGTCTGGCCGGCCAGACGGCACGCTCGCTCTGGGCGGCCTCCCTGCCGGTCATTTTCCTCATCTGTGTGGAAAGTGACCGCTTTCTGCCCTTTGTCTACGGGCCGGGCTATGCCGATGCCTCCACGGCCCAGCGCCTGCTGACGCCCTGCCTGGCCACGGCCTTTCTGCACAATCTGGCGGCCTATGCCATGATCGGCATGCGCCGGCACAAGCTGCTGCTGGGTTTCTATCTGAGCGGACTGGTGGTCAATGTCATCTGCTGCCTGACCCTCATTCCGTGGCAGCCCCTGGAAGGGGCAGCCCTGACGCTGACCATCACCAAGGTCTGGGTGGCCATTCTTACGGTGGGGTATTTTCAGGCCGTGGCCCGGCCCATGTCCCTGCCGCAGTGGGGGCTTATGCTGCTGACCATTGCGCTGTCCGTGGGACTGTGGTGGGGACTTGGCCCGCTGGTACCGCGGGAAGTGGCCGAACTGGCCGGCCTGCTGCCTCTGCTGGCCCTGTTCTGGCGCTGGCGTCCGCCGCCGCCCTTTGAGCGCGAAACGCCGCCGGCTGCCCGGACATAG